The following coding sequences are from one Salipiger sp. CCB-MM3 window:
- a CDS encoding regulatory protein RecX, whose translation MSNEPTTPKGLSEGDLVKAALNYLKSYETTESHLRTVLTRRVRRKLRGTSLEEAQFSPVIDAAVRYCLDRKYVDDQRYAELFIESARRRSMSRRKIEGKLREKGLSPDDYQELVEDSDGSDLEAAVTFARKKRIGPFRIGDHDQYRQKDMAKLARQGFDFDVCCRVMEGKFDHEN comes from the coding sequence ATGTCCAATGAGCCAACAACTCCCAAAGGGCTGTCTGAAGGGGACCTCGTCAAGGCCGCCCTAAACTACCTAAAATCCTATGAGACGACGGAATCCCACCTTCGAACTGTGCTGACACGCCGCGTTCGCCGTAAACTTCGGGGCACCAGTCTCGAAGAAGCGCAGTTCTCGCCGGTGATCGACGCGGCCGTTCGCTATTGCCTGGATCGCAAGTATGTAGACGATCAGCGTTACGCGGAACTGTTCATTGAGAGCGCTAGGCGTCGTAGTATGTCCCGGCGAAAAATTGAAGGAAAGCTCCGGGAAAAAGGCCTCTCACCAGACGACTACCAGGAGTTGGTTGAGGACTCGGACGGAAGCGATCTCGAGGCGGCGGTAACCTTTGCCCGAAAGAAACGAATTGGTCCATTTCGTATCGGCGACCACGATCAGTACCGGCAGAAAGACATGGCAAAGCTTGCTCGGCAAGGGTTTGACTTCGATGTCTGCTGCAGGGTGATGGAAGGCAAATTCGACCATGAAAATTGA
- a CDS encoding site-specific integrase: MASNELKKKIQKSRRVNGVRVLSELDIERMLEVADATRYPIRNRAIILLGTDAGLTPLEISYLKRYHVYGDDDLLGEAIDLRAKPGVYRMPRVIPMVRKGRLWNAIHSLLENVPAVPGDPLVISERATEGGKATLNPGSKPLRAMRTDSISYVFWKVMDKAGISNASALTARATFIVKAGKTAAERGMSIRNVQEMTGLRSLESVQRLLEASEADKETIIHDLFSR; encoded by the coding sequence ATGGCCAGCAACGAATTGAAGAAAAAAATTCAGAAGTCACGACGCGTCAACGGGGTGCGGGTACTCTCGGAGCTCGATATTGAAAGGATGCTCGAGGTCGCTGATGCAACCCGATATCCGATCCGTAACCGTGCAATTATCCTTCTGGGAACGGACGCTGGACTGACACCGCTGGAGATCTCCTACCTCAAGAGATACCACGTCTACGGGGACGACGACCTGCTGGGAGAGGCAATTGATCTCAGGGCGAAACCGGGCGTGTATCGTATGCCGCGCGTCATACCGATGGTCCGCAAGGGGCGCCTTTGGAACGCGATCCATTCACTGCTTGAAAACGTTCCGGCCGTTCCCGGCGATCCGCTGGTTATTTCAGAGCGTGCCACAGAAGGCGGGAAGGCAACCCTGAACCCAGGTTCGAAACCGCTGCGCGCCATGCGAACGGACAGCATTTCATACGTTTTCTGGAAGGTGATGGATAAGGCTGGAATATCGAACGCTTCAGCTCTTACAGCGAGGGCCACGTTCATCGTCAAGGCAGGTAAGACGGCTGCTGAGCGGGGAATGAGCATTCGGAACGTGCAGGAAATGACCGGGCTTAGATCACTGGAGTCAGTGCAGCGGCTCCTCGAGGCCAGCGAAGCAGACAAA